In Natrinema amylolyticum, the following are encoded in one genomic region:
- a CDS encoding ABC transporter permease, producing MSTDIQEGYGTERQSSGGRRVWLEQAGAFTRRSLQEARNSRLMLAWVIAFPAIMYLLRAIQGTSGSAASDATVSIGIGILGSMFVCLFVFGNQLATDLEDRRYEAYRSMPISSSADLIGRMAAGFVLAAGAFAATIVAGLATGASYGLRGPESVPIVLAAGVLTCLFWMVAAIPFVVVAGNKRIASMATTLVAVMTFVLTGLNGAVPAQSVIDGPVLNYLPNTLPTRLLVSHLVPAESWTELGVAPPAMPTDPTFIALLGGYAALAVLAGTLLVNRTLYDQGWSP from the coding sequence ATGTCAACCGATATACAGGAGGGGTACGGGACCGAACGGCAGTCGAGCGGGGGACGGCGGGTCTGGCTCGAGCAGGCCGGTGCGTTCACGCGGCGGAGTCTCCAGGAGGCTCGAAACAGTCGGCTCATGCTGGCGTGGGTGATCGCGTTTCCCGCGATCATGTACCTGCTCCGGGCGATACAGGGGACGAGCGGGTCGGCCGCGTCCGACGCGACCGTCTCCATCGGAATCGGGATCCTCGGATCGATGTTCGTCTGTCTCTTCGTCTTCGGGAATCAGCTCGCGACCGATCTCGAGGACAGACGCTACGAAGCCTATCGCTCGATGCCGATCTCGTCGTCGGCCGATCTGATCGGTCGAATGGCCGCCGGGTTCGTCCTCGCGGCGGGCGCGTTCGCCGCGACGATCGTCGCCGGCCTGGCTACCGGCGCGTCCTACGGCCTCCGCGGTCCCGAATCGGTACCGATCGTTCTGGCCGCCGGCGTGCTGACCTGCCTCTTCTGGATGGTCGCAGCGATCCCGTTCGTGGTCGTCGCGGGGAACAAACGGATCGCGTCGATGGCGACCACGCTCGTCGCCGTCATGACGTTCGTCCTCACCGGTCTCAACGGGGCTGTCCCGGCGCAGTCGGTGATCGACGGGCCGGTGCTGAACTACCTCCCGAACACGCTCCCGACGCGGCTGCTCGTGTCGCACCTCGTTCCGGCCGAGAGCTGGACCGAACTCGGCGTCGCACCGCCCGCGATGCCGACCGACCCGACGTTCATCGCGTTGTTAGGCGGCTACGCCGCTCTCGCGGTCCTCGCGGGGACGCTACTCGTAAACCGGACGCTCTACGATCAGGGGTGGTCGCCGTGA
- a CDS encoding class I SAM-dependent methyltransferase encodes METIDFDRLTLTPGMRVLDVGCGEGRHVHAAALENVAAVVGLDLERSNLTAAREDYEEYIAPESDVPVSFLSGDALRLPFADGAFDVVCCTEVLEHLPDYESALDELRRVCAPGGTLAVSVPRAGPERVCWALSDEYHEVEGGHVRIFDREELRTAIERRGFERVDSHFAHALHAPYWWLKCLWWDRDERGEPPLPLRAYDRFLEWDVLESPRPVRLLERALDPVVGKSVVYYFELEAGA; translated from the coding sequence GTGGAGACGATCGATTTCGACCGGCTGACACTGACCCCCGGAATGCGCGTTCTCGACGTCGGCTGCGGCGAGGGCCGGCACGTCCACGCCGCCGCCCTCGAGAACGTCGCGGCGGTCGTCGGTCTCGACCTCGAGCGGTCGAACCTGACCGCGGCCCGGGAGGACTACGAGGAGTACATCGCCCCGGAGTCGGACGTGCCGGTCTCTTTCCTCTCGGGGGACGCGCTCAGGCTTCCCTTCGCGGACGGCGCGTTCGACGTCGTCTGCTGTACCGAGGTCCTGGAGCATCTGCCCGACTACGAGTCGGCCCTCGACGAGCTCCGACGGGTCTGTGCGCCCGGCGGCACGCTCGCGGTGAGCGTTCCCAGGGCGGGGCCCGAACGGGTCTGTTGGGCGCTGTCCGACGAGTATCACGAGGTAGAGGGGGGACACGTCCGCATCTTCGACCGCGAGGAGTTACGGACCGCCATCGAGCGCCGCGGATTCGAACGGGTCGATAGCCACTTCGCTCACGCCCTGCACGCGCCCTACTGGTGGCTCAAGTGTCTCTGGTGGGACCGTGACGAACGGGGCGAGCCGCCGCTGCCGCTGCGGGCCTACGACCGCTTCCTCGAGTGGGACGTCCTCGAGTCGCCCCGGCCCGTGCGGCTGCTCGAGCGGGCGCTCGATCCCGTCGTCGGCAAGAGCGTCGTCTACTACTTCGAGCTGGAGGCGGGAGCGTGA
- a CDS encoding DUF7126 family protein, producing the protein MSSGTTAVVAGLDEDGIGAALESEGVDVTRIDGVISRPQLEEAGVVTADLYVLTDVGQATTIPIVCDLNDDVRTVVYAHRTVPEFVKGQLDIAIDPQLMDASIVADELVD; encoded by the coding sequence ATGAGTTCCGGTACGACCGCCGTCGTCGCCGGTCTCGACGAGGACGGTATCGGTGCGGCACTCGAGAGTGAAGGCGTCGACGTGACTCGAATCGACGGCGTCATCTCCCGCCCGCAACTCGAGGAGGCGGGCGTCGTCACGGCCGACCTGTACGTCCTGACGGACGTCGGCCAGGCGACGACGATCCCGATCGTCTGCGATCTGAACGACGATGTCCGGACCGTCGTCTACGCGCATCGGACCGTCCCCGAGTTCGTCAAGGGACAGCTCGATATCGCGATCGATCCGCAGTTGATGGACGCGAGCATCGTCGCCGACGAACTCGTCGACTGA
- a CDS encoding MogA/MoaB family molybdenum cofactor biosynthesis protein yields the protein MNETNASDAESGDGTLCTGVVTISSSRSLDTDEAGEAVTAALEGDGNEITVREHVGADHDKVQSIVSRLIDRDDVDAVITAGATSVEPTDVTIDAVEPLLEKELTAFSELFTLLAYEQVGSKTVAARTLAGVADGTPIFCLPGHADAVRLALEEIVLSEAPALVELAREEEPDEDGEPTDADVADGGA from the coding sequence ATGAACGAGACGAATGCCAGCGACGCCGAATCCGGCGACGGGACGCTCTGTACCGGCGTCGTCACGATCTCCTCGAGCCGGAGCCTCGATACCGACGAGGCCGGCGAGGCGGTCACCGCGGCGCTCGAGGGCGACGGCAACGAGATCACGGTGCGAGAACACGTCGGCGCGGACCACGACAAGGTCCAGTCGATCGTCTCGCGACTGATCGACCGCGACGACGTCGACGCGGTGATCACCGCCGGTGCGACCAGCGTCGAACCGACCGACGTCACCATCGACGCCGTCGAGCCGTTACTCGAGAAGGAACTGACCGCTTTCAGCGAGCTATTCACTCTCTTGGCGTACGAGCAGGTCGGATCGAAGACCGTCGCCGCGCGAACGCTCGCCGGCGTCGCCGACGGAACGCCGATCTTCTGTCTGCCCGGCCACGCCGACGCGGTCCGCCTCGCGCTCGAGGAGATCGTCCTGTCGGAAGCGCCCGCGCTCGTCGAACTCGCACGAGAGGAGGAGCCGGACGAGGACGGCGAACCGACCGACGCCGACGTGGCCGACGGAGGTGCCTGA
- a CDS encoding zinc-binding dehydrogenase codes for MQAVQFADHGDTDVIEYGEYPDPEIDRDEVLVDIKAAALNHLDIWTRRGMPGIDLDMPHIPGSDGAGVVEEVGEDVTRFEEGDHVALSAGVGDLRMDDPTLDPHFHIIGEHVTGVHSEYAAIPEDNLIPVPEHVDWEVAGSSCLVFQTAWRMLIERAELEAGETVLVLGASGGVGHAALQIADYAGAEVYATGSTEEKLDYAEEHGADHVCNYEEEDFADWVLEETGGRGVDVVVEHVGAPTWQNSLKSLTKGGRLVTCGGTGGGNPETDIPRIFWNQLEIIGSTMATPDQVDDVMELVWDGTFQPAIREELPMSETARAHEIIQNREGFGKVVVRPDSEL; via the coding sequence ATGCAGGCAGTCCAATTCGCGGACCACGGCGACACGGACGTCATCGAATACGGCGAGTACCCCGACCCCGAGATCGACCGGGACGAGGTCCTGGTCGATATCAAGGCGGCCGCGCTCAACCACCTGGACATCTGGACGCGGCGGGGAATGCCGGGGATCGACCTCGACATGCCACACATTCCGGGTAGCGACGGTGCCGGTGTCGTCGAAGAGGTCGGCGAGGACGTGACCCGCTTCGAGGAGGGCGACCACGTCGCGCTCTCGGCCGGCGTCGGCGATCTGCGGATGGACGATCCGACGCTCGACCCACACTTCCACATCATCGGCGAGCACGTCACGGGTGTCCACTCCGAGTACGCCGCGATCCCCGAGGACAACCTGATCCCCGTCCCCGAGCACGTCGACTGGGAGGTCGCCGGCTCGAGCTGTCTGGTCTTCCAGACCGCCTGGCGGATGCTCATCGAGCGCGCCGAACTCGAGGCCGGCGAGACGGTGCTCGTGCTCGGCGCGAGCGGCGGGGTCGGCCACGCCGCCCTTCAGATCGCCGACTACGCGGGCGCGGAGGTGTACGCCACCGGCAGCACCGAGGAGAAGCTCGACTACGCCGAGGAACACGGCGCGGACCACGTCTGTAACTACGAGGAGGAGGACTTCGCGGACTGGGTCCTCGAGGAGACCGGCGGCCGCGGCGTCGACGTCGTCGTCGAGCACGTCGGCGCGCCCACCTGGCAGAACTCCCTGAAGAGTCTGACCAAGGGCGGGCGGCTCGTCACCTGCGGCGGCACCGGCGGCGGCAACCCCGAGACGGACATTCCGCGCATCTTCTGGAACCAACTCGAGATCATCGGGTCGACGATGGCGACGCCCGATCAGGTCGACGACGTGATGGAACTCGTCTGGGACGGTACGTTCCAGCCCGCGATCCGCGAGGAGCTGCCGATGAGCGAGACCGCGCGCGCTCACGAGATCATCCAGAACCGGGAAGGGTTCGGCAAGGTCGTCGTCCGGCCGGACAGCGAACTCTGA
- a CDS encoding HalOD1 output domain-containing protein codes for MSASSDDNIEIEYTVQENESIPIAIAQAVSSFHQCDPLDLPPLYNSIEADTLEKLANPPDAASGSKSNIQIEFVFAECHITVENNDRIVLRPTD; via the coding sequence ATGAGCGCGTCATCCGATGATAATATTGAAATCGAGTATACGGTTCAAGAGAACGAATCAATACCTATCGCGATAGCTCAAGCGGTCAGTTCGTTCCATCAATGCGATCCCCTCGATCTGCCCCCATTATATAACTCGATCGAGGCAGACACGCTCGAGAAGTTGGCCAACCCCCCGGATGCCGCGAGCGGGTCGAAATCCAATATTCAAATCGAATTTGTCTTTGCCGAATGCCATATTACCGTTGAGAATAACGATCGCATAGTTCTTCGTCCGACAGACTAA
- a CDS encoding ArsR family transcriptional regulator: protein MTRADDAILEFLLNEGNRPLVANPSTVEANIDYKISHVRRRLRALQDGGLVEYYDEDRGLYRISERGRDYLEGELEKDDLESS from the coding sequence ATGACGAGAGCCGATGACGCGATCCTCGAGTTCCTTCTCAACGAGGGGAACCGACCCCTCGTTGCCAATCCGTCTACCGTCGAGGCCAACATCGATTACAAAATCTCGCACGTGCGGCGCAGACTGCGGGCACTGCAGGATGGTGGGCTCGTGGAATACTACGATGAGGATCGAGGTCTGTATCGGATCAGTGAGCGGGGTCGGGATTATCTCGAGGGGGAATTAGAGAAGGATGACCTCGAATCATCATAA
- a CDS encoding DUF7571 family protein, with translation MKPCHSCQSVIDEYELDKQLEPLRDLTVDDFNVCADCVTVVADACVECDGAVYVPRGESITPDFCPACRSDRIDRTGHDPGWNGTPTTS, from the coding sequence ATGAAACCGTGCCACAGCTGTCAGTCGGTCATCGACGAGTACGAACTGGACAAACAACTCGAACCGCTGCGCGACCTCACGGTTGACGACTTCAACGTCTGCGCGGACTGCGTAACGGTCGTTGCGGACGCGTGCGTGGAGTGCGACGGCGCGGTGTACGTCCCTCGCGGCGAATCGATCACCCCTGACTTCTGCCCAGCGTGCCGGTCCGACCGTATCGACCGCACCGGTCACGACCCCGGCTGGAACGGTACTCCGACCACTTCCTGA
- a CDS encoding cold-shock protein: MANGTVDFFNDTGGYGFISTDADEVDDDEDVFFHMEDVGGPDLEEGQEVEFDIESSPKGPRATNVVRQ, encoded by the coding sequence ATGGCAAACGGTACGGTTGACTTCTTCAACGACACGGGCGGCTACGGTTTCATTTCGACTGACGCGGACGAGGTAGACGACGACGAGGACGTGTTCTTCCACATGGAAGACGTCGGCGGCCCCGACCTCGAGGAAGGGCAGGAAGTCGAGTTCGACATCGAATCATCCCCGAAGGGACCCCGCGCGACGAACGTCGTTCGTCAGTAA
- a CDS encoding PadR family transcriptional regulator, with amino-acid sequence MHDDDSRDLEPPARADASPSDDPITDDRRAWVDLTGFQRDCLEAIARCERDDRSRSPAGLIATLERRYPTVSRARLEPTLRALVARDLVATRGGRPGRTTAYRLTGAGRALLVQRADRLAALCELRDSAVDEGTEPAAREDRRSG; translated from the coding sequence ATGCACGACGACGATTCGCGGGACCTTGAACCTCCCGCTCGAGCAGACGCATCGCCCTCAGACGACCCGATAACGGACGACCGGCGCGCGTGGGTCGACCTCACCGGGTTCCAACGCGACTGTCTCGAAGCCATCGCCCGCTGTGAGCGCGACGACCGCTCGCGGTCTCCCGCGGGGCTCATCGCGACGCTCGAGCGTCGGTATCCGACGGTCAGCCGCGCCCGGCTCGAGCCGACCCTGCGCGCGCTGGTCGCCCGTGACCTCGTCGCGACGCGCGGTGGACGCCCCGGCCGAACCACGGCCTACCGACTCACGGGTGCCGGACGCGCGCTGCTCGTCCAGCGCGCCGACCGCCTCGCGGCCCTCTGTGAGCTGCGGGACAGCGCGGTCGATGAGGGAACGGAGCCGGCCGCTCGAGAGGATCGCCGGAGCGGCTGA
- a CDS encoding prenyltransferase: MSSGPSADSLGDWGLEPAVDYIERVQRSDGLVPWYPDGPADPWDHVESAMGLSVAGRHDAARRAYRWVADAQHDDGALWATYGEADEDDGAHAGDEPRKETHRSAYVAVGVRHHYRCTGDREFLETMWPTVRDALAFACRQQAPTGEIYWTVGADGEVYEDALISGCASLYKSLACGAAIADVLGHTDARDRWLEARADLGVAIRERPDRFDRTWESKSRYAMDWFYPVLCGVVTGDSARDRIEAGMDRFLEEELGCRCVADEPWVTVAESCELVVSLAAVGRVERAREIYEWLFQWTDDEGVFWTGYQFEDEAFWPGERPTWTGGAAVLAADALSGLSGAADLFTDPLSE; the protein is encoded by the coding sequence GTGAGTAGCGGTCCGTCGGCGGACTCGCTCGGCGACTGGGGGCTCGAGCCCGCGGTCGACTACATCGAGCGCGTGCAGCGCTCGGACGGGCTCGTCCCGTGGTATCCCGACGGGCCGGCCGACCCCTGGGACCACGTCGAGAGCGCGATGGGGCTGTCGGTCGCCGGCCGTCACGACGCCGCCCGTCGCGCGTACCGCTGGGTGGCCGACGCCCAGCACGACGACGGGGCGCTGTGGGCGACCTACGGCGAGGCCGACGAGGACGACGGGGCCCACGCCGGCGACGAGCCGCGCAAGGAGACCCACCGCAGCGCCTACGTCGCTGTCGGCGTCCGGCACCACTACCGCTGCACCGGCGATCGGGAGTTCCTCGAGACCATGTGGCCCACCGTCCGCGACGCCCTCGCGTTCGCGTGCCGCCAGCAGGCCCCGACCGGCGAGATCTACTGGACCGTCGGCGCGGACGGCGAGGTCTACGAGGACGCCCTGATCTCTGGCTGTGCCTCGCTCTACAAGAGCCTGGCCTGCGGCGCGGCGATCGCGGATGTCCTCGGCCACACCGACGCGCGCGACCGCTGGCTCGAGGCCCGCGCCGACCTCGGGGTGGCAATCCGCGAGCGACCTGACCGATTCGACCGCACCTGGGAGAGCAAATCGCGGTACGCGATGGACTGGTTCTATCCCGTCCTCTGTGGCGTGGTGACCGGCGACTCGGCGCGGGACCGGATCGAGGCCGGTATGGATCGATTTCTCGAGGAAGAACTCGGCTGTCGCTGCGTCGCGGACGAGCCGTGGGTGACCGTCGCCGAGTCCTGCGAACTCGTGGTTTCACTTGCCGCGGTGGGGAGGGTGGAGCGTGCGCGTGAGATCTACGAGTGGCTGTTCCAGTGGACGGACGACGAGGGCGTCTTCTGGACGGGTTACCAGTTCGAGGACGAGGCGTTCTGGCCCGGCGAGCGGCCGACGTGGACCGGCGGGGCTGCGGTGCTCGCTGCCGATGCGTTGTCGGGGCTGTCGGGGGCTGCGGATCTGTTTACTGATCCGCTATCCGAATGA
- a CDS encoding ABC transporter ATP-binding protein yields MVAVSDPVAIADGVRKSFGEEGVLESVDLTVEEGELLVLMGPNGVGKSVLLSCLAGSERPSAGSVDVFGEPATARADTTSFLLQDALALESLTGRENVDFYRRLHPAFTDDWRAHVERLGITDDLEKSVADYSGGMVRKLELAIAASIDAPLYLFDEPTAALDLGTIPTVHDLFREKRADGKTIVVASHRPMNADIADRIAFLADGRIVATGSPDELLASVPPVIETGASNASALADIVAGEPFAVAGSVRGFVPLRDGDATGDDADAAPSVATPADAPPSLEAAADPEPSLEALADAAGIDRAALSIVEPTYTDLFTYYTNDPSTTTAADPR; encoded by the coding sequence GTGGTCGCCGTGAGCGATCCGGTCGCGATTGCCGATGGGGTCCGCAAGTCCTTCGGCGAGGAGGGCGTCCTCGAGAGCGTCGACCTCACGGTCGAAGAGGGTGAACTGCTGGTTCTCATGGGACCGAACGGAGTCGGGAAGTCGGTCCTGCTCTCCTGTCTCGCCGGCAGCGAGCGTCCCTCCGCGGGCAGCGTCGACGTCTTCGGCGAGCCGGCGACGGCCCGCGCCGACACGACGAGTTTCCTCTTACAGGACGCCCTCGCACTCGAGTCCCTCACCGGCCGCGAGAACGTCGATTTCTACCGCCGGCTCCATCCGGCGTTTACCGACGACTGGCGAGCACACGTCGAGCGGCTCGGAATCACTGACGACCTCGAGAAATCCGTCGCCGACTACTCCGGCGGCATGGTTCGGAAACTCGAACTCGCCATCGCCGCTAGCATCGACGCCCCGCTGTACCTGTTCGACGAGCCGACCGCGGCGCTGGACCTCGGGACGATCCCGACGGTCCACGACCTGTTCCGGGAGAAACGGGCGGACGGGAAGACGATCGTCGTCGCCAGCCACCGGCCGATGAACGCCGATATCGCGGATCGAATCGCCTTCCTCGCGGACGGTCGGATCGTCGCGACCGGCTCGCCGGACGAACTGCTCGCGTCGGTCCCGCCGGTCATCGAGACGGGCGCATCGAACGCGAGCGCGCTCGCCGATATCGTCGCTGGGGAGCCGTTCGCAGTGGCCGGGAGCGTCCGCGGCTTCGTCCCGCTGCGAGACGGGGACGCGACCGGAGACGACGCTGACGCGGCACCGTCGGTCGCGACTCCCGCAGACGCGCCCCCCTCGCTCGAGGCGGCCGCGGATCCGGAACCGTCACTCGAGGCGCTCGCGGACGCTGCGGGGATCGATCGGGCGGCGCTCTCGATCGTCGAGCCGACCTATACCGACCTCTTTACGTACTATACGAACGACCCGTCGACGACGACCGCCGCCGATCCACGATGA
- a CDS encoding helix-turn-helix domain-containing protein, translated as MATEASFTVPSDEFPLGTVFEQLPDVSVELERIIPAQDVVIPYFWVRGTRVDDVEDAFSEHPGVKGIQFVDSVEDEHLLRVEWAVDYDDVLTTLTETQVALIAAVGTDKQWTFDIRGNAHNDIADFQSRCQELNIPITLTELHALTPVETATEAALTDTQQEALVLAYERGYFESPRETTMDEIGDELGISHQAVASRLRRGIKHILGETLSDISASSR; from the coding sequence ATGGCTACGGAAGCTTCATTTACGGTTCCATCGGACGAGTTCCCACTGGGAACGGTATTTGAACAATTGCCAGATGTGTCGGTCGAACTGGAGCGGATCATCCCCGCCCAAGACGTGGTGATTCCCTACTTTTGGGTTCGGGGAACCAGAGTTGACGATGTCGAAGATGCGTTCTCGGAGCATCCCGGCGTGAAGGGAATCCAGTTCGTTGACTCCGTCGAAGACGAGCATCTGTTGCGCGTCGAGTGGGCGGTGGATTACGACGACGTGTTAACCACGCTGACGGAGACGCAGGTCGCGCTCATCGCAGCTGTCGGGACGGACAAACAGTGGACGTTCGATATTCGTGGTAACGCGCATAACGATATTGCTGATTTCCAATCCCGTTGTCAGGAGTTGAATATCCCGATCACGCTCACAGAACTGCACGCGCTCACGCCAGTGGAAACGGCTACCGAGGCAGCGCTGACCGACACCCAGCAAGAGGCGCTGGTACTGGCCTACGAGCGCGGCTACTTCGAGTCCCCGCGCGAGACAACGATGGACGAAATCGGCGACGAACTCGGCATCTCACACCAGGCCGTCGCATCCAGACTCCGGCGTGGAATCAAGCACATTCTGGGGGAGACACTATCCGACATATCGGCTTCCTCTCGATAG
- a CDS encoding 5-formyltetrahydrofolate cyclo-ligase, producing the protein MGSADGDDGDDTDGIDKESVRERVWDDLEESGEARFPFPPHGRIPNFAGASEAADRLAEQPEWTEATTIKANPDAPQLPVRRRALREGKTVYMAVPRLADERCFLKLDPDELEDYDAATTVSGSSEHGEQVGPEAVDRVDLIVSGSVAVTADGGRIGKGEGYSDLEFAVLRELGLVDDATSVATTVHERQLIEESVAVEEHDVVMDLVVTPERVMRPEGSAQPTGIDWDLLTDERLAEIPVLERLRNS; encoded by the coding sequence GTGGGCTCTGCCGACGGTGACGACGGCGACGATACCGACGGTATCGACAAGGAATCCGTCCGCGAGCGCGTCTGGGACGACTTAGAAGAGAGCGGCGAGGCCCGGTTTCCGTTCCCGCCCCACGGTCGAATTCCGAACTTCGCCGGGGCGAGCGAGGCCGCCGACCGACTGGCCGAGCAACCGGAGTGGACCGAGGCGACGACGATCAAGGCCAATCCCGACGCGCCGCAACTGCCAGTCCGGCGGCGGGCGTTACGCGAGGGGAAGACGGTCTACATGGCCGTGCCGCGGCTCGCCGACGAGCGGTGTTTCCTGAAACTCGATCCGGACGAACTCGAGGACTACGACGCGGCGACCACCGTCTCGGGCTCGTCGGAACACGGCGAACAGGTCGGGCCAGAGGCGGTCGACCGCGTCGACCTGATCGTCTCCGGGAGCGTCGCGGTCACCGCGGACGGCGGTCGAATCGGAAAGGGAGAGGGCTACAGCGACCTCGAGTTCGCCGTGCTCCGCGAACTCGGCCTCGTCGACGACGCGACGTCCGTCGCGACGACGGTCCACGAGCGACAGCTGATCGAGGAGTCGGTCGCCGTCGAGGAGCACGACGTCGTAATGGATCTCGTCGTCACGCCCGAGCGGGTGATGCGCCCGGAGGGGAGCGCGCAGCCGACCGGCATTGACTGGGACCTGCTCACGGACGAGCGACTCGCGGAGATTCCGGTCTTGGAACGGCTTCGAAACTCGTAG
- a CDS encoding class I SAM-dependent methyltransferase gives MESSTLRDAIYAVRKVRLGLERRRLDYGEETRERADRLAEILSASVAELREYEREYDDLEWFHESYADRVAEIHEAGVATDTTHWRDGVTLYVVCRALEVETAVETGVLFGSFDAHILAAMEENGGGALHSVDLPGGPPGPFEYGHLIPDRCRDRWRLHQGDARAVLPGLLEDVGPVDLFLHDSDHRLPHMRFEYETALPRIASGGVLASHDVRLSRLFDRFTGENGLQSCVVCDTGIARRPRQ, from the coding sequence ATGGAATCGAGCACGCTCCGAGACGCGATCTACGCCGTTCGGAAGGTCCGACTCGGGCTCGAGCGCCGCCGGCTCGACTACGGCGAGGAAACCCGCGAGCGAGCCGACCGACTGGCCGAAATTCTGTCGGCGTCCGTCGCCGAACTTCGGGAATACGAGCGCGAGTACGACGACCTCGAGTGGTTTCACGAGAGCTACGCCGATCGCGTCGCCGAGATTCACGAGGCCGGCGTCGCCACCGACACTACCCACTGGCGCGACGGGGTGACGCTGTACGTCGTCTGTCGCGCGCTCGAGGTCGAAACCGCGGTCGAGACGGGCGTGTTGTTCGGTTCGTTCGACGCGCATATTCTGGCCGCGATGGAGGAGAACGGTGGCGGGGCGCTGCACTCGGTCGACCTGCCGGGCGGACCGCCCGGTCCCTTCGAGTACGGCCACCTGATTCCGGATCGGTGTCGGGACCGCTGGCGGCTTCATCAGGGGGATGCGCGAGCGGTGCTTCCGGGACTGCTCGAGGATGTCGGCCCCGTCGACCTCTTCCTTCACGACTCGGACCACCGGCTGCCCCACATGCGATTCGAGTACGAGACGGCGCTTCCGCGGATCGCGTCGGGCGGTGTTCTGGCGAGTCACGACGTGCGGCTCTCGAGGCTGTTCGATCGATTCACCGGGGAAAACGGGTTGCAGTCGTGCGTGGTCTGTGATACCGGGATCGCGCGGCGACCGCGACAATGA
- a CDS encoding DUF7344 domain-containing protein, producing the protein MNQEPVTFDTVLDLCADRHRRIALATLANEQRSLTVNDLTKAIVKHNHHVPVTEMSEGNLSEIQLLLHHVHLPKMEASVLVDYDQERGLVEPTEQFEQVQPQLSAIIKADPDLEPPVDL; encoded by the coding sequence ATGAATCAGGAGCCAGTCACATTCGACACGGTACTCGACCTGTGTGCGGATCGACACCGTCGTATCGCTCTCGCAACACTCGCAAACGAGCAGCGCTCCCTGACGGTGAACGATCTTACGAAGGCCATCGTCAAACACAACCATCACGTCCCTGTGACGGAGATGTCTGAGGGGAACCTATCGGAGATACAACTCTTGCTTCACCACGTACACCTTCCGAAGATGGAGGCGTCTGTACTCGTTGACTACGATCAGGAGCGAGGGCTTGTGGAACCGACCGAGCAGTTCGAGCAGGTGCAGCCGCAGCTCTCGGCGATCATCAAAGCAGATCCTGATCTTGAACCGCCTGTAGACCTATAA